The sequence TGGTCCAGCATCTGCCGGTGCTGTGCCGTCACGCACACTTTCGAATCGATCGCGGGCGCCGCTTTTTCCAGCTCTTTTACAAGCGGCGCCATCTTGATCGCCTCCGGACGCGTGCCGAACACTGTCAGTACTCGAATCGGTTCCATGTTCGCTCTCCCTGCCTACTTGGTGCCAAAGAGGCGGTCGCCCGCGTCTCCCAGGCCCGGAACGATATATCCGTGATCATTCAGCTTCTCGTCGACAGCCGCCACATAGATGTCGACATCGGGGTGCGCCTGCTGCACCGCGGCGATCCCTTCCGGTGCGGCGATCAGACACATCAGCTTGATGTTTTTGACCCCCCGCTGTTTGATGAACGAAATCGCCGCGACCGCCGAACCGCCCGTCGCCAGCATCGGGTCGATCACGATCAGGTCGCGCTCCTCCACATCCGTCGGCAGCTTGCAGTAATACTCGACCGGCTTTAAGGTCTCCGGGTCGCGGTACAAGCCGATGTGCCCGACTTTGGCGGCGGGAATCAGCCGCAAAATCCCGTCGACCATCCCGAGGCCGGCGCGCAGAATCGGCACCAGGCCGAGTTTTTTGCCGGCGATCACATGCGCTTTCGCTTCCGCAACCGGCGTTTTTACAGCCGTTTCCTGCAGCGGAAGATCGCGCGTGATCTCGTATGCCATCAGCATGGCCACTTCTTCCACCAATTCGCGGAATTCTTTCGTACCTGTGTTCTCGTCCCGTATGTACGTCAGCTTGTGCTGGATCAGCGGGTGATCGAATGTATGCACTTTGCCCATTTTTCCAAATCTCCTTTGATGATGCAAAATCAGCCTGACATGGCTCCCTGTCATGAATGCATTCCCATCACCCCATTTATTATAACAGAGCCCTATTTCCGGTGCTACTCGGCGAATACTAGAAAAACTCCCTTTTAAAAGGGAGTTCGTCAGAGGGAAAAAGCGGCCCGCAGCTGGCCGATCACTTCCTGACGCGCGTTTTTAATGACCGGAACGCGATGGTGCTGCAGCGCTTGCAAATCTGTTTCATTCAGGCAGCCGAGCTGCTCCAGCACGGCTACGACAGCCGGATAAGCCGCCCGGATGTTTCCGTCTTCCACCTTCACAGCAATCCCGATTCCCTTGCCCATAATGCCGGCAGCATACACGCCTTCCGCCCCGGCCTTGCCGATCACACGTCCTCGCAGGGCGCCCATCAGATCGGTGCAGAACCGGTTCGTGCCGGCTACCATCTCGGGATGCGCCATCATCGCCGAAGTGATGCGTTCGACCGCTTGCCGACGAGCTTCCGGGAGATCGCTCGGGTCGGACAGCTTCGCAAAAGCAAGCGCCAGGCGATACAACGGCAGCCCGAACACCGGAACGCCGCATCCGTCCACCCCGATCACGATCTCCTCCGGTTTCATCCCTGCCAGATCGGCGACCGCGGCTCGCATGGCGACTTGCACCGGATGGTCCACCTGGCGGTAGCCTGCCGGATCGGCTCCCATGTGGCAGGCCAACGCCAGCATCCCCGAATGTTTGCCCGAACAGTTGTTGTAAAGCGGAGTCAGTTCACCGCCCGCCCGGATCAACTGCTTGTACCCTTCCTGATCGTGCGGAATGTGAGTGCCGCACTGCAGCGCATCGGGGGAAAGTCCGATCCGCGAGAGCATGGCCGCGGCGCGGTTGACATGTTGCGCTTCCCCGCTGTGGGAGGCGCAGCACAAAGCGATATCGGCCGGACTGAACTGATACCGGTCTGCCGCGCCCGACTCGACAACCGGAATCGCCTGCAGCGGCTTGGCGGAAGAGCGTGCAAACGTCAAACGCTGCGGATCCCCCACCGAATGCAGAATGTTTCCTTGCAAATCGACCACCGCGATATGCCCGTAGTGGCTGCTTTCCACCAAGGGCCCGCGATACACATCAACGATTTTGGCTGGTGTCACAAGCGAGTCTCCTTCCCTGTTCAATTCCCGGAACAATCGGCTTCTGCCGCCTCCGTCTGCGGTTACCAATTGCAGCCGCCTGTTACCGATAGAGATGGCAGGCGACCCGATAGTCCTGGCCGACCGAAATCAGTTCCGGCCGCTCCGTTTTGCACACTTCCATCACCTGCGGGCAGCGGGGAGCGAACGCGCATCCTTTTGGCGGATTGGCGGGGGAAGGGACATCCCCTTGCAGGATGATCCGCTCCCGTTTGACCAGCGGATTGGCGACCGGTACTGCAGACAGCAAAGCCTGCGTATACGGATGTTTCGGATTCTCATACAATTCCTCGGCCGGCCCCAGTTCGACCATACGACCGAGATACATGACGCCGACGCGGGTACTGATATGCCGGACGACAGACAGGTCGTGTGAAATGAAGACATAAGTGAGTCCGAACTGTTCCTGCAAGTCCTGCAGCAGGTTCAGTATCTGCGATTGAATGGATACGTCCAGCGCCGACACCGGTTCATCGGCGACAATCAGCTTCGGTTGCAGGACGAGCGAACGGGCAATCCCGATCCGCTGGCGCTGTCCGCCGGAAAATTCGTGCGGATAACGGCGTGCATGCTCAGCGTTTAACCCGCACACCTGCAAAATCTGCTGCACTTTTTCATTGATCACAGCTTTGTCGGTAAGACCATGCGCCCGCAGCGGCTCGGCAATGATTTCAGCTACCGTAAGCCGCGGATTGAGGGAGGCGTACGGATCCTGAAACACCATCTGGATCTCTTTCCGCTTCCTGCGCATCTCTTCCCGCGAGAGTGTCGCGAGATCGACACCCTCGAACAACACCTGGCCGCCGGTCGGCTCCAACAGCCGCAGCATCGTTCGACCGGCCGTCGATTTGCCGCAGCCTGATTCTCCCACAATCCCGAGGGTTTCCCCCCGCCTTACGAAAAACGATACATCATCGACCGCTTTCACATACCCTTTCACTCGATTCAGTAAGCCGCCGCGAATTTCAAAATACTTTTTCAGGTTCCTGACTTCCAGCAGCGTGTCCCGCGCCATTCGAGCCACCCCCTTTATAGAGCCAGCAGCGGCAGCGATGTCCCTCTCTGACTATCGCAAGCTCCGGATTGTGCGTCAAACATTTTTCCATTACATGCGCACACCTCGGGGCAAACCGGCATCCGGGCGGCATTTGGGAGAGCGACGGCACCTGGCCGGGAATCGAAACCAACCGCTTCGCCTTCCGGTCGAGCTGCGGAATCGATTGCAGCAGCCCCGCCGTATAAGGGTGTTTCGGTTCGCTGAACAAGCTGACAACATCCGCCTCCTCCACCACTTGTCCGGCGTACATCACCAGCACGCGGTCACACATCTCCGCCACAACTCCGAGATCGTGCGTTATCAGCAAAATGGATGTGCCCGTCTCTTTGCGCATCCGCCGCATCAAATCGAGGATCTGCGCCTGAATCGTTACATCCAATGCGGTCGTCGGCTCGTCGGCAATCAGCAGTTTCGGCTGGCAGGCCAACGCCATCGCGATCATCACCCGCTGCCGCATCCCGCCGGACAACTGGTACGGAAACTGTTTCGCCACCGCTTCCGGCCGCGGGATGCCAACCTTGCGCAGCATCTCGACCGTCAGCCCCCTCGCCTCCCGTTTGGTCAGTTTACAGTGCAACAGGATGGCCTCATCGATCTGTCTGCCGATCGTAAACACCGGATTGAGCGACGTCATCGGTTCCTGAAAAATCATCGAGATCCGGTTGCCGCGAATGCCGCGCATCTCCGCTTCCGGCAGCTTGAGCAGATCCCGATTTTCAAAATGGATGGTCCCTTCCACCTGACAGACCGGCACACCGGGCAGCAGGCGCATGATGGACAAGGACGTGATTGACTTGCCGCAGCCCGATTCGCCCACCAGGCCGACCGTTTCCCCTTCGTTGAGCTGAAACGAAACGCCGGAGACGGCTGTCACCTGTGCGTCCTGCACGCGAAACTTGATTTTCAGGTCGCTTACTTCCAGCAGTCTGTTTGTCATGCTCGCCACCCCTCAGTCCTTGATCTTGCGGTCCAGCGCATCCCGTACCGCATCTCCCAGCAGATTGAACGCCAGGCAGGTGACCAGAATCGCCAAACCGGGAAACGTTGCAACGTGCGGAGCGGACGTCAGGTACTCGCGGCCGCGGCTGAGCATCGCTCCCCATTCCGGTGTCGGCGGCTGCGCGCCCAACCCGAGAAACGACAAGGAAGCGGCAATCAGAATCGCCGAACCGATCCGCATGGTGAAATAGACGAGCACGATCGAAAACGTGCCCGGGAAAATATGCCGCCAGATGATCGACCGGTCGCGGATCCCCATCGCCCGGGCCGCTTCAATGTATGTCATATTTTTCAGCGCCAGTGTGTTGCCGCGGACGATTCGAATAAAAATCGGGATGGTAAAGGTAGCGACCGCAATCACCACATTCGGCAGCCCCGGGCCGAGAATGGCGATAATCGCGATCGCCAGCAAAATTCCCGGAAACGCGAACAGCACGTCGCAAACGCGGGTAACAAACGCATCGTACTTGCCGCCGTAGTAACCGGCTGTGAGGCCGAAGAACGTGCCGATCGACGCACCGATCAATACGGAAACCAGACCGACTGCCAGCGAGATGCGGGTTCCGCAGAGGATGCGGCTGAAAATGTCCCGGCCAAATTCGTCCGTACCCGCCCAATGTTTGGCTGACGGCGGATCCAAAACGGCGTTATAGTCGGGAGTCGTCGGATCATACGGTGCAATCAGTGGACCGATCACCATCAAGACCAGCAGCAGCGTCACGATC comes from Effusibacillus pohliae DSM 22757 and encodes:
- a CDS encoding ABC transporter permease subunit, with protein sequence MPQSVMQTRPPVAAAVPAAPADTPFRQFVRKFRRSKLGLIAFLIVTLLLVLMVIGPLIAPYDPTTPDYNAVLDPPSAKHWAGTDEFGRDIFSRILCGTRISLAVGLVSVLIGASIGTFFGLTAGYYGGKYDAFVTRVCDVLFAFPGILLAIAIIAILGPGLPNVVIAVATFTIPIFIRIVRGNTLALKNMTYIEAARAMGIRDRSIIWRHIFPGTFSIVLVYFTMRIGSAILIAASLSFLGLGAQPPTPEWGAMLSRGREYLTSAPHVATFPGLAILVTCLAFNLLGDAVRDALDRKIKD
- a CDS encoding ABC transporter ATP-binding protein; the encoded protein is MTNRLLEVSDLKIKFRVQDAQVTAVSGVSFQLNEGETVGLVGESGCGKSITSLSIMRLLPGVPVCQVEGTIHFENRDLLKLPEAEMRGIRGNRISMIFQEPMTSLNPVFTIGRQIDEAILLHCKLTKREARGLTVEMLRKVGIPRPEAVAKQFPYQLSGGMRQRVMIAMALACQPKLLIADEPTTALDVTIQAQILDLMRRMRKETGTSILLITHDLGVVAEMCDRVLVMYAGQVVEEADVVSLFSEPKHPYTAGLLQSIPQLDRKAKRLVSIPGQVPSLSQMPPGCRFAPRCAHVMEKCLTHNPELAIVREGHRCRCWLYKGGGSNGAGHAAGSQEPEKVF
- the upp gene encoding uracil phosphoribosyltransferase; amino-acid sequence: MGKVHTFDHPLIQHKLTYIRDENTGTKEFRELVEEVAMLMAYEITRDLPLQETAVKTPVAEAKAHVIAGKKLGLVPILRAGLGMVDGILRLIPAAKVGHIGLYRDPETLKPVEYYCKLPTDVEERDLIVIDPMLATGGSAVAAISFIKQRGVKNIKLMCLIAAPEGIAAVQQAHPDVDIYVAAVDEKLNDHGYIVPGLGDAGDRLFGTK
- a CDS encoding ABC transporter ATP-binding protein, translating into MARDTLLEVRNLKKYFEIRGGLLNRVKGYVKAVDDVSFFVRRGETLGIVGESGCGKSTAGRTMLRLLEPTGGQVLFEGVDLATLSREEMRRKRKEIQMVFQDPYASLNPRLTVAEIIAEPLRAHGLTDKAVINEKVQQILQVCGLNAEHARRYPHEFSGGQRQRIGIARSLVLQPKLIVADEPVSALDVSIQSQILNLLQDLQEQFGLTYVFISHDLSVVRHISTRVGVMYLGRMVELGPAEELYENPKHPYTQALLSAVPVANPLVKRERIILQGDVPSPANPPKGCAFAPRCPQVMEVCKTERPELISVGQDYRVACHLYR
- a CDS encoding asparaginase, which codes for MTPAKIVDVYRGPLVESSHYGHIAVVDLQGNILHSVGDPQRLTFARSSAKPLQAIPVVESGAADRYQFSPADIALCCASHSGEAQHVNRAAAMLSRIGLSPDALQCGTHIPHDQEGYKQLIRAGGELTPLYNNCSGKHSGMLALACHMGADPAGYRQVDHPVQVAMRAAVADLAGMKPEEIVIGVDGCGVPVFGLPLYRLALAFAKLSDPSDLPEARRQAVERITSAMMAHPEMVAGTNRFCTDLMGALRGRVIGKAGAEGVYAAGIMGKGIGIAVKVEDGNIRAAYPAVVAVLEQLGCLNETDLQALQHHRVPVIKNARQEVIGQLRAAFSL